A stretch of DNA from Synergistaceae bacterium:
AGGAGACGACGCGAGGCCTGGCTTGGGTCTACGCCAAACTGATCGCGACTTTCATGCTATCGGGGGATGGGAAAAAAGACGGAAAAAAAGAAGGCAAAAACGGCAAAGAGGCCAAAAGTGATAAGAACTTGAACCGAATGCTTTGGGACGCGGTGCGCATGGCGCCCAATGTTCCCTTTTACATGCTGGGGTACATTCCTGATCCCCTGAACGAAACAGAGGATGAGGACTTTCATTTCGCCATTCTCTTTGAAGAAATCTGGTCCATTTCCCGAAATCTATTGAATTGGTTTTCCAAAGGGACAATCCTGTTTGGACTTCTAACGGGTCGCTTCGGGCAGGAAGCCGAGAGCATGAAGGAAATTCTCGAAGCCCTGAATGGCTTAACGGACTATGAGAATCTCACTCTCCGCCTGGGGAACGCTTCGGACGACGAAAGGGTTCTGGAAGCCCTGACGACCGGGGAGTATCCGAGCTATTGGTAAACGCTGCCAATAGGTATCCAATCCGTCCTAATCTGTCCTAAATGTTCTAATAAGGAGAAGACGAGGAGCGCTCTAATCGTCTTCTCGTCTTCTCCTTTGGTTCCTCTATTGGTTCCTCTGGTTCCTCTATTTAACCGGTTTAGTTTAACCGGTTCAGTGGGGTTTCACGTCTTTGGGAATGGCACAGGCGTACTTTTCCCCGTTTAATCTCTCCTGATGTTCTTTTTTGGCTTTCACGACTAGCTCCGGGTCGCCGATTACGTCGAGGGCCGTCATGGCCATGATTTTGCCGGCATAGAGCAAGCCCTTGTGAACGAACGACGACTTGCCACACGCCACCCACTGCCATGAATGACTCGGCGCCCCTGTGGGGTAACATCCCACAATAAGCTGCCCCGTGGGGGCAATCCAACTGGCGTCGCTGACGTCTGTGGACCCCGCCATAGGCACGTCAGTCATAAAGTAGGGGAACAGTTTTTCCTGGAGAGGTTCGGCGGCCATCGCCTCCACCTGCTCAGTCGTGAGATCGGGGAAACTCTTTTTTATGAGCTCAGCGACGCCTTTGTTCGATCCCTCCGGTAGAGTGGCGACGTACCGACGGGCGATTTCTTTTTCCTCGGGCGAGAATTTCAGATCGCCGAGTTCCCGCATATTTTCGTATATCACTCGGCCAAGCGCGTCGTTCACAATGTATTCCGCGCAAGCGCTGTCCCACTCGATTTCCATCGTCGTCCCGGACATGAGAGCGGCTCCCTTGGCAATATCCACGATCCTCTCGAATATGGGCTTGACTTGGCTGGATCTGGGAGCACGGATGAAGTAAAGAGCGCTGGCCTCGGCCTGGACAACATTGGGAGCCATCCCTCCGGCGTTCGTGTAGGCATAGTGGATCCGCGCCTCTTGAATGACATGCTCCCGAAGATAATTTACCCCCACGCTCATCAATTCCAACGCGTCGAGCGCGCTGCGTCCTTTTTCCGGCGCCGCGGCCGCGTGCGCGCTGACCCCCTTGAAGTGAAAATAAACCTGATAATTGGCGAGCGAACTACATCCCCATACGCGGGTTTCCCCCATCGGATGCCACGTCAAAAAGACATCCGTCCCGTCGAATACCCCAGCTCGTGCCATAAATGCCTTGCCCGATCCGCCTTCTTCCGCGGGACAGCCGAAGAACTTGACCGTCGCCCTCGGACCGTCCGCGGCCAGAAAATCCTTGAGTCCCACCGCCGCCGCGAGAGACCCCGTGCCCAGCGCGTTGTGTCCGCAGCCATGTCCGTTTCCCCCCTCTTGGAGAGGTTTTTTCTCGAAGACGCCGCTTTCCTGACTGAGACCGGGCAGAGCGTCGTACTCCGCCAGCATTCCGATGACCGGACCGCCGTCCCCATTTTTGTAAGTCGCGATAAATGCGTCCTCCATGCCCGCGACTCCGCGCTCAATCGCAAAGCCCTCTTTTTCAAGAGTGGAAACTAACAAGTCCGCTGATTTTTTGAGAGCGAAGCGCGTCTCCACATACTCCCATATACTGTCGCTGACGTCCGTGAAGAGTTTAGCTTTAGCGTCAATCAGATTGGACAAGGTTTTTTTGTCGTTTTGATTTGCCATAAGTTGATCCCTCCTATTTTTTGTTTAACCTATTTTTTATTCAACATACCAGCCTTAAACATGCCGTAGGCGGCAAGAACAGACAGCGACATGACGCAGGGCAGAAGATAACTTTGATTGCGTTGCACGACCGCGCTGCCGAGGAAAACACAGAGAGCGATGGAGATAGCAAACGGCGTTACGGATAGTTTCACGCTTTTGATTACAAACGGCGTCACGATGGCACCCAACAACGCCGGCATAATATTCGCAAAAGCGGGTTGTAGCGCAGGCTTGGAGAGATACGGCGTGATGTACTCCCCAATGACGAACATCGAAAGCATCAAAATCGTTACTGTCACAAACGACGATATAGCGATGGTAAGGATGGAAATAACGTCACCCTCGACGCTGCCGGGTTCCACTTGCGCGATTTTCATTCCAGAAATGGCACTCGGTAGTTTCATGTTCATGATGTTGCCGGTGATGCAGCTCAGGTAAACACCGCCCGCTCCGATGATCGGATAGTAAGAAATATTCTCGATCACCGCCATAGGCGCGAACATCGCAATGAGTCCGCTTGCCACGCCCGCGACTTCGCCGACGTTGACGGCGATTTTATAGACAATAGTGACAATTGAGGGGACGGCGAGCATAAGGAGAAGCGAAATGATGCTGGTGATCCGGCCGAGATTGTTGATTGTGTTGTCGAAAACCAAAGATTTCTCTTGATCGTTCATATCGAAAACCTCCTGAGACTAATGTATAGAGTCTTGACTATAGATATAAAATCAGGAAAAACTTCTTTTAACTTTTTAAATTGCTTTTAACTTTTTAAATTTCTTGCTCTAATTCAGTTAAAGAAGCTATTTAAAGAAGCTATTAAAGAGGCTGTTGAACAAAGATACTTGTGTAGACGATAGCCGCTGTCATGCCTATGATGAGGCTGATTGGCAGAGAAAATTCATCGATGGCCCTGATTTTCGTTGCCTTCGCGACATGTCCGCAGATGAGGACCGCGATGGCGGAGGAGATGAAGGCGACGATGGCCGTAACGTTTTGGATATTGGTGATGTACGGAGCGGACATGATAGACAACATTCCAATGAACAGGGCGGCCGAAAAGATGGGGACGAACTGGTTATTGGAGGCCTTGGCTTTCTTAGAAATTTTGTCGAGGGACTTCATAAAAAAGATATTGAAAACGATGCCCCAGACAATACCCACACTCATGATCCACATAGCCATGGTAAAAATCGGCAAGTCGAAACCTGGATCCACGAACCCCGATAGACCGGACGCTGTGGCGGCCATGTTCGCTGCCATGCTTTCATACACGGCTGAACCGACGACCGAAAGACGAAGCCAAGGGAAATACTTCCCTAGGTTGATGGAGAGTACCATCAGCATTACCACGATGGGCAGCGACGGCACGATAGAAAAAACCGCGGCGTTGGTCATGGCTTTCTTCATGACCGCGTGATCAATTCCCAGTTCCTTACCCCGGCGCCAGGCTACCCTGATGAACAAGACCGCTTGGAGCAAAACAAAAACAATGACCATGAAACAAAGAGAGAACATTAAATTGCTGTTTGCCACTTCGAGATAATTCAAGATACTGCCCCCTTCATTTGATTTTTTTAAGAACTTTCAAGAACGAAAACAGAACAATGCGAAAACAGAACAATGATAAAAATAAAGACGGAAAATTCGTAAGCGAAGAATGTATATGTTATTGTATTCTAACGGCGATGGACAATCCCTTCGATGAAATAATCGTGAGAAACAAGGCTTGTTTTTAATCGAAACGCGCTAAAAAGAAAAAGGGAAGCAAAAAAAGAAGGTCTTTTTTTATCCTGATAAAGTCGGGGTGACGCGCCTCTTCTCAGCGCCTCTTTTGATTAAACGGATTGAACAGAGTTAGGGTCCATTCATTGAACGGGTTAAACGGATTAAACGGAATTGGGGTCCATTCATTGAACGGATTGAACGGATTGAACAGAATTGGGGTCCATGACCTTGACTATTCTTCTAAACAGATACAGGGCCACACCGTTGTAACCAAGTTCCGGGGCGAGGGTGTACTCGGCGTCGATATCGTCCTCAAAAATATTCAGTTCAGGCAGCGCGGCGCTTTCAAGATAATCGGCCGCGTCCTCGTCGCTGAGGTTCGGGAAGCCGAGTTTGCTCCATCGGTCGAAGACGACGCTGTGTTTTTTCTCGAAGAAAAACACTTTGACGCGGTAACGCCCCTTGGGAATGTCAGTGAGCTTTACTTCGACGCGAATGCTCTCCATGACAACATAGGCTTCATTTACGGAATAGCGTGGATCGAAGTAGCAGGGATTGGAAATCAGTACAGCGTATGCGGCGCGCTCGTCCGTCCCCGTCGAGGTGACGAGGACCTTTTCGCTTCGCCAGACAACGTTTTTCTCCAGTTTGGCTATCATATACAACAAGTAATAGGGAGGACGCTTGACGCGTCCCTCGAAAAAGAGAGCGAGCACCCGGTTGTCCACTTTCCCGGTCAGAAGTTCCTTCGATTTGCTGTTCAGCCAATAGGCTGTTCCGGACACGCTTTCACCATATGAGAGCAGCTCGGCGGCAATCAGCGCGGCGCGGAAGAACGTCGACGATTCTATTGGAGTGCGCCCCGACAGCGTGTTCCACTCCGTCACGAAAAGTTCGGGAAGGGAGATACCGCACTCGGTGGAGACGCGCCGGACTTTCTCGATCTGTGAGATGCCGTAGGCTTTAATTGACCGGGGCGACGCGCCGAGCGCCGTGTAATCCTCCTCCAGAGCCGGGTCTATCGTGAGCGAGAGGAAATCCGGGGGACATCCCGCCTTTTTGCAGCCAGCCAGTTTCTCGCTTAGACGCGCCCATTCTTCGGAACGGCTGGAGGAGACGGAGTGAAAACCGACCCGAATCAGCGGCGAAAATGCCTTCAGTTCATGGCAAATTCTATCGAAGCGCGCGATAAACCTGGGTACAGCTCCGTCACTTGGGTACAGCTCCGTCACTTCGGAGTTTATCGCATTGGAGTGGACAATTTCGAAGCGGATCTTTTTCCCCCACTGAGACAAAAGGGCGTTTTCCGAAAGCGCGTTCATAAAATCCGAAACAGCGCCCTCTATGGCTTCTGGCGCCAGAGAAAGGTCTACGCGAACGAAAGGCGTCAAGCCGAGCTCCATGAAAAAATGGAAGAGCCTCCCGTAATCGTACCCTTTGAAGTATGAACCCCCTTGGTGGGGCGAGATTCCGTCCCCGAAGATCCCTTGGAAATAGATATAGTCGCCGCCCATCTTTTTCCGCACCGTTATCAATTGTTCACGGATCCTCTCATCCATGACCTCGGACAATTTGCCGATCTTGAATATTTTCGGAGGAAGCGAAAGCGCGGTTTTTCTCTTATTTTCCTCCTCCTTTGCGCCGGACGTCGGGAGAAGAGAAACAGATATCGACTCCGACGGCTTCAGGCGGGAACTATCATGAATATCGTACAGGGTCACATACTTCAGCAGGTCATTGAACCCTTCATGCCCTCCGGGATGTTCTTCGACGCCGGCGAACGGCCTGCCGTTTCCGAAACGCTCGGAATTTTCCTCATTTTTCTCATTATTTTTCTCATTTTCCTCGACTTCCCATTGGATTGTCCTCTCGATTTTTTCCCCGTGGGGCGTTTTCGAGGTGTGTGAGTTCGGCTTGCTCAACCTGTAACTTTGAGGCGTTTGGCCGTAGATTTTTTTGAAAAGGACCGTGAAGGGCTTTGAGCCGGCGAATCCGTTATTCACAGCAATTCTCAAAATGGACTCGTTCGTTCGCAGTAGCTCGTGTACCGCGCTGTCGAGACGGAGTCTGTTCAGGTATTCCAGGAAACCGACGCCCATTTTTTGTTTGAAGAGCCTGGAAAAATACTGAGGCGACATGCCAACGCTGGCAGCCGCGTCAGCAAGATCGACGCCGGTACGGTAATTTTCACGAATGTGTGAAAGCGCGTTGCGGATGTTCCCGATGTCTTCATGCGTTTCCTTCGCGCCCCGCGCGGGGGTCGCGCGAAAATTGACGTAAATGTTGTGCAACAGTTCCAGTAGGACACACTTGACCTCCAGAGCATACCCGTCTTCGCGCCTGTAACGGGCAAGCATCATTCGAATAAGCGAACGTTTCGCATTGAAAAATTTTGCGCTGGAAGATTTTGTACCCAGAGGTTCGGCGTAGAAGAACTTCGATTTTTCGAAGGAGTTTTCTCCATGGCTAACCAAACTACAGTCATAGCTGTAGTCCAATATTTCTGGGCACTCTCGCTCCAGGAAGGACGGAAAGATTCTGAGAGCCAGCACGATATTGGATGATGAGGCTTGAACGGAGTGGATGTCCCTGTCGTTGACGATCACGATATCATCGGCTTCCAAAACGCGACGAAAGCCGTTCAATTCCACCGTCACGGTCCCTTTGAGAACCATGAGCACTCCAATACCACGCGACATACCCCGATGATATACTCCGACGCTACCGAGCGTCAGGTCGAACATTTCGTCCCGCATGGCGATCCCTCCACATTAATGATACTATAGTCCTAGAATTTAGGGCTTGGTCGGCCTTTTCATTTCTTCTCTAACTCCATGATGACCTGATTCTACACCGTGATAATTTCAGAATTGATTGTCCAATCTACCACTCTACTATCTTGAAATCGATTGCGCTGCCTAAACCCAGGAACAATCGGACTCCTCTCGCGAGGAACATCCCCGCGCCTGGAGTCGGTTTTACTTTTTCCCATTCCCAGTGCTTCATGCCAGGCAAAGCCTCGAAGAGGTTGGCATTAACGGAAATTAGGACATTGTCCACTTTCGCGTCGAAGACCCACTCAATCTCTAACGGAACCTTGAAAAACGACGACACGGCATCCAAATCGATTTCCTTTAAGTAACTCCTTAAACACAATAAGTTTCAAAATCCATCAAAAGAGCTCGTTTTTAGGGAGACTTCTTCCATCAGCGCGCGTTAAAGTTCTTTTGTCTATCACCTCCAGAAAACAATAGAAGTTCCTTCGCCTGTTGCCGCCTGGTGTTTTTTGTATTTAATATATTTTAATTATAAGCAATCCTATGAATTTACGCTACTTCTGGAAAGTATTTTTAAAAAATGTTGGAAATGGGTTCGGGTGTTGTATGATGTGGAATATTTTTGTTAAAGCGCAATATCTTCATTAGATAAGTCGAGAAGGAGGGTGTAAGATGAAAAAATTGTTTCGTTCCTTTGTCCTGTGGATGAGCCTAGTGGTTTTGGGGATCTTTGTGAGCGTGAGCGTGAATGTTCCGGGCGCCGAAGCCCGCAGTTCTGCGGCGTGGAAAGAACGGCTGGACGCGCGCACGACGACCTTGTGGATAAAAGGACAGGCCCTGGGGGACAGTATCGTCCTCAACGCGCGAGGCGAACTGGAGATCACGTGGGTGGGGCGGGACCTGATCCGTCATCTGGAGCGGGATCGAGACGTGGAGGAGTGGTTAACCTCGGCTCTGGGCTACTATTTCAGCAGTCGCAAGGATAGAAGGACGACAATCAAAGGACGCGACGTTTTCGTGCTGAACTATAGGGCCGTCAAGTACTGGGATTTCGACCCGACGAGACTCGTGGTGGGTGGGTATGTTCTCACATCCGACGATATCTTGATGAAAAAAGAATACTGGCAAATCGGAGAGCTTTCTCCCGGTTACGTAGGAACTTTAGCGGTCGTCGCGCCCTCCCTCAATTCAGGCAAGTCAGCCCTCAAGCCAGGGCAGAAGATAGAGCTTCGGTACGAAGACACTCAAGCCGTCTTTGAGGCCCCCCGCGAGGCCCCCCGCAGATGAGCGAGGCAAGCGAGGCTCATCAAAATTTTTTGACCCTCGGCATCGAAACCAGTTGTGACGACACCGCGGTGGCGGTTCTGAGAGGCGACCGAGAGGTTCTGGTGGAGCTTCTGTCAAGCCAGATCGCGGACCATGCTCCCTTTGGCGGTGTGGTTCCTGAGTTTGCCGCGCGCAAACACCTGGAGAACCTTCTTCCCCTAGTCGACGCGGCATTAAAGCGCGCGGCGGTCGGTGGCAAAGACCTGGACCTCATCGCCGTCACCCGGGGCCCTGGCCTCATGGGATCCTTGATGGTGGGTGTGGAGACGGCGCGAGCCCTCTCACAGGCGTGGAACGTTCCTCTTCTAGGAGTCAACCATCTGGAAGGACACATGTTCGCGTCCTTGACGGAAGCGGATCTGAAGCCGCCGTTTTTGTCCCTGATCGTCTCCGGCGGGCACACGGAAATTGTCCGAGTGGACGCATTCGGAGAATATTCTTTATTGGGCGCGACCCGAGACGACGCGGCGGGAGAGGCCTACGACAAAGCGGCGAAAGTAATGGGGCTTTCCTACCCCGGCGGCCCCGAAATCGACAAGTTGGCCAAGGAGGGTAATCCGTCAGCCTTTAACTTTCCTGTCCCCCTGAAGAACACGAACCAAGTAGAGTTCAGCTTCAGCGGCCTCAAGACCGCGTTGCTTTGGCAGGTTCATCGTCTCAGAGAGGTCGAGAACGACCCTCTGCCCCTAGCAGACCTCTGTGCTTCTTTCCAGCGCGCGGTTACGGACGCGCTGATATCTAAGGTCGTTTTGGCCGTTCAACAGACGGGCGTCAAGCAGGTGGCGATCTCCGGAGGCGTGGCTGCCAACAGCGCGTTACGCAAAGCCGTGATAAACGACCGGCGGTGGAACGCTTTTTTGCCCAGTCCCTCACGCTGTACCGACAACGCCGTCATGGTGGCTATGGCCGGGCGAAACGCGTGGAATCGTGGTGTTCGGAGTTCTTCGCCAGATCCTGACCCCTCATTGGAGTTTATTCACGAAAAACTATAACGATGAACTCTATTGGGTTTCAATAGCAAAATAAATATTGTAAAAACCGGTTTTCGCTCCGGTTGTTTATCTGCGCCAAATCGGTAGTTTCTCCGAGTACGACGATTATCGCCATGTTATACTATCTTAAAGAATTTTGTATTATCGAACAATTCCTTGGGTATAGAAACCAGTTTTTTTCCGAAGGGGCGTTTGTGTCTTTGTTGAAATTGTTGTCGATCAGAGGGCTTCTGGTGGTTGTGGTGCTATTAGCATCGATGCCTTCTTTGTTTATTCTTGTTGAGATGAATTTGGACACTAGCCGCCAGACTCTAACCCTAGCGTTCCAAAGCGCTGCGGGACTGGCGGATAATTTGGCGACCACCCAAAAGATTATTGATGCTTGGCTATTTTCGGCTCTCGATTTGCTGATCGAGGAACCAGGGGTAAAAAAACTCAACGTGAACAGCGTTACGCCATTGTTCAAAAACATAACGGACAAGATGCCGATGCTAGAGGATATTCTTCTGTTGAACACGAGTGGCGATGTACTGGTGTCGGCCAAGGAACGGGAATCTTTCGACTTGTGGGATGGTTCGTTCTGGGAAGCATTGCCACGTTTCGAGCCCGAAGGCTACCCTCAGGTTGGCGGCGTGATTTCGAGGTGTTGGTCCGCAGACTTGAAAGTTATAGATTCTAATGGCCCGGACGCGATGGTTACGGGATTGGCGGGCAGCGATTTGACGTCGCGTTACATTCCCTACGTTCAGTCATTCGCTTCTGGATACGTCCTACTACTCGTAAAGGCTTCCTACATGGAAGAATGTATAAAACATTTCCCCTCCGCTGTCAATAGTCTATCCCAGAAGTGGGTATTGGCCATCTTTGACGCTTCGGGATCCATCATGGCGTATCGCGCGTCTTTGGACTTCGAGAACGCATGGGAGCGGGAACGGCAGGGAAAAGGAATCAGTGAATCTCTCTGGGATTACATCGAAAGACATGGCGAAACGGGTTCTTTCAGGAGCCTGTGGGATGAAAAAGAAGATTGCATCACTGGTTACGCGAAAATACGCCTGCCCCAACTTCAAGGTGATTCGCCAGTGCACGCCGTTGCCGTAGTTTCCTATTTCTTGTCCGATATTTTGAACGAAGAAAGAAACACCGCGCTGAGATTTCTGTTTTTGTCCCTGTTTTTCGTTTTGGGAGGGCTTTTGTTCGCGTTAGGCGTGGGCAGAAAACTGCTGGTAGCACCGATCGATCAACTCACCACTGCCAACGAACGTTTCGCGATGGGAGCTTTGTCGAGCCGGGCGGATATTCAGTCCGGCATTCGAGAAATGAGAGTGCTTTCCAAATCCTTTGACGACATGGCCGATGCGCTGGAAATGCAGGAATTGAAAAGACGTTCGGAAAACGCGCTGATCAAAGAGCAGGCTCACAAGGATTATCTGACGGGGGTGTACAACAGGCGGGGAGGCTTGTTGGAGCTGGAGAGGCACATCAAAGAAGCGAAGGAGCGCGTGGCGCTTCTTTCCATATTTTTTATCGACATCGACTTTTTCAAGAACATCAACGACGAATATGGCCACAATGAGGGCGACAAAATGTTGAAACGGGTGACATTTCTCCTGGAACGCCATTTGCGCTCCGGCGACGTTCTGTGTCGTTACGGGGGAGACGAGTTTTTGGTCATACTTCCAAAGTGTGCAATGGCGGCCGCCGAAGCCGTCTGGGATCGCATCGAGAAGGAAATTCAGCACTTGAACGAAAGCGGGAAAGTGCCATACCTCATCTCGTTGAGCCATGGCTTAGCCCTTTTC
This window harbors:
- a CDS encoding amidohydrolase; translated protein: MANQNDKKTLSNLIDAKAKLFTDVSDSIWEYVETRFALKKSADLLVSTLEKEGFAIERGVAGMEDAFIATYKNGDGGPVIGMLAEYDALPGLSQESGVFEKKPLQEGGNGHGCGHNALGTGSLAAAVGLKDFLAADGPRATVKFFGCPAEEGGSGKAFMARAGVFDGTDVFLTWHPMGETRVWGCSSLANYQVYFHFKGVSAHAAAAPEKGRSALDALELMSVGVNYLREHVIQEARIHYAYTNAGGMAPNVVQAEASALYFIRAPRSSQVKPIFERIVDIAKGAALMSGTTMEIEWDSACAEYIVNDALGRVIYENMRELGDLKFSPEEKEIARRYVATLPEGSNKGVAELIKKSFPDLTTEQVEAMAAEPLQEKLFPYFMTDVPMAGSTDVSDASWIAPTGQLIVGCYPTGAPSHSWQWVACGKSSFVHKGLLYAGKIMAMTALDVIGDPELVVKAKKEHQERLNGEKYACAIPKDVKPH
- the tsaD gene encoding tRNA (adenosine(37)-N6)-threonylcarbamoyltransferase complex transferase subunit TsaD, translating into MSEASEAHQNFLTLGIETSCDDTAVAVLRGDREVLVELLSSQIADHAPFGGVVPEFAARKHLENLLPLVDAALKRAAVGGKDLDLIAVTRGPGLMGSLMVGVETARALSQAWNVPLLGVNHLEGHMFASLTEADLKPPFLSLIVSGGHTEIVRVDAFGEYSLLGATRDDAAGEAYDKAAKVMGLSYPGGPEIDKLAKEGNPSAFNFPVPLKNTNQVEFSFSGLKTALLWQVHRLREVENDPLPLADLCASFQRAVTDALISKVVLAVQQTGVKQVAISGGVAANSALRKAVINDRRWNAFLPSPSRCTDNAVMVAMAGRNAWNRGVRSSSPDPDPSLEFIHEKL
- a CDS encoding diguanylate cyclase — encoded protein: MSLLKLLSIRGLLVVVVLLASMPSLFILVEMNLDTSRQTLTLAFQSAAGLADNLATTQKIIDAWLFSALDLLIEEPGVKKLNVNSVTPLFKNITDKMPMLEDILLLNTSGDVLVSAKERESFDLWDGSFWEALPRFEPEGYPQVGGVISRCWSADLKVIDSNGPDAMVTGLAGSDLTSRYIPYVQSFASGYVLLLVKASYMEECIKHFPSAVNSLSQKWVLAIFDASGSIMAYRASLDFENAWERERQGKGISESLWDYIERHGETGSFRSLWDEKEDCITGYAKIRLPQLQGDSPVHAVAVVSYFLSDILNEERNTALRFLFLSLFFVLGGLLFALGVGRKLLVAPIDQLTTANERFAMGALSSRADIQSGIREMRVLSKSFDDMADALEMQELKRRSENALIKEQAHKDYLTGVYNRRGGLLELERHIKEAKERVALLSIFFIDIDFFKNINDEYGHNEGDKMLKRVTFLLERHLRSGDVLCRYGGDEFLVILPKCAMAAAEAVWDRIEKEIQHLNESGKVPYLISLSHGLALFDPLAPVSVDNLIGEADVKMYEEKAKRKATR
- a CDS encoding DUF5058 family protein, which translates into the protein MNYLEVANSNLMFSLCFMVIVFVLLQAVLFIRVAWRRGKELGIDHAVMKKAMTNAAVFSIVPSLPIVVMLMVLSINLGKYFPWLRLSVVGSAVYESMAANMAATASGLSGFVDPGFDLPIFTMAMWIMSVGIVWGIVFNIFFMKSLDKISKKAKASNNQFVPIFSAALFIGMLSIMSAPYITNIQNVTAIVAFISSAIAVLICGHVAKATKIRAIDEFSLPISLIIGMTAAIVYTSIFVQQPL
- a CDS encoding helix-turn-helix domain-containing protein, with amino-acid sequence MRDEMFDLTLGSVGVYHRGMSRGIGVLMVLKGTVTVELNGFRRVLEADDIVIVNDRDIHSVQASSSNIVLALRIFPSFLERECPEILDYSYDCSLVSHGENSFEKSKFFYAEPLGTKSSSAKFFNAKRSLIRMMLARYRREDGYALEVKCVLLELLHNIYVNFRATPARGAKETHEDIGNIRNALSHIRENYRTGVDLADAAASVGMSPQYFSRLFKQKMGVGFLEYLNRLRLDSAVHELLRTNESILRIAVNNGFAGSKPFTVLFKKIYGQTPQSYRLSKPNSHTSKTPHGEKIERTIQWEVEENEKNNEKNEENSERFGNGRPFAGVEEHPGGHEGFNDLLKYVTLYDIHDSSRLKPSESISVSLLPTSGAKEEENKRKTALSLPPKIFKIGKLSEVMDERIREQLITVRKKMGGDYIYFQGIFGDGISPHQGGSYFKGYDYGRLFHFFMELGLTPFVRVDLSLAPEAIEGAVSDFMNALSENALLSQWGKKIRFEIVHSNAINSEVTELYPSDGAVPRFIARFDRICHELKAFSPLIRVGFHSVSSSRSEEWARLSEKLAGCKKAGCPPDFLSLTIDPALEEDYTALGASPRSIKAYGISQIEKVRRVSTECGISLPELFVTEWNTLSGRTPIESSTFFRAALIAAELLSYGESVSGTAYWLNSKSKELLTGKVDNRVLALFFEGRVKRPPYYLLYMIAKLEKNVVWRSEKVLVTSTGTDERAAYAVLISNPCYFDPRYSVNEAYVVMESIRVEVKLTDIPKGRYRVKVFFFEKKHSVVFDRWSKLGFPNLSDEDAADYLESAALPELNIFEDDIDAEYTLAPELGYNGVALYLFRRIVKVMDPNSVQSVQSVQ